From Toxotes jaculatrix isolate fToxJac2 chromosome 1, fToxJac2.pri, whole genome shotgun sequence, a single genomic window includes:
- the tle3b gene encoding transducin-like enhancer protein 3-B isoform X10 encodes MYPQGRHPAPHQPGQPGFKFTVAESCDRIKDEFQFLQAQYHSLKVEYDKLANEKTEMQRHYVMYYEMSYGLNIEMHKQTEIAKRLNAILAQIMPFLSQEHQQQVAQAVERAKQVTMTELNAIIGQQLQAQHLSHAAHGPPVQLPPHPSGLQPPGIPPVTGAGSGLLALGALGSQAHLPVKDEKNHHDLEHRERESSTNNSVSPSDSLRAASEKHRGSSDYGLDSKKRKVDDKDNRYDSDGDKSDDLVVDVSNEDPATPRVSPAHSPPENGLDKSRVLKKDAAPNSPASVASSGSTPSSKAKDHAHNDKSSTPSLKSNTPTPRNEAPTPGTSTTPGLRPLTMGKPPGMEALAAPALRTPLSIAGSYAGPFAMMGHHEMNGSLTSPSVYPGLISPQMSAAAAAAYGRSPIAGFDPHPHMRAPGLPASLTSISGGKPAYSFHVSADGQMQPVPFPPDALVGPGIPRHARQINTLSHGEVVCAVTISNPTRHVYTGGKGCVKIWDISQPGSKSPVSQLDCLNRDNYIRSCKLLPDGRTLIVGGEASTLTIWDLASQTPRIKAELTSSAPACYALAISPDAKVCFSCCSDGNIAVWDLHNQTLVRQFQGHTDGASCIDISHDGTKLWTGGLDNTVRSWDLREGRQLQQHDFTSQIFSLGYCPTGEWLAVGMESSNVEVLHHTKPDKYQLHLHESCVLSLKFAYCGKWFVSTGKDNLLNAWRTPYGASIFQSKESSSVLSCDISADDKYIVTGSGDKKATVYEVIY; translated from the exons ATGTATCCACAAGGCCGGCATCCG GCACCTCACCAGCCAGGACAGCCTGGCTTCAAGTTCACTGTGGCAGAGTCCTGCGACAGGATCAAAGACGAATTTCAGTTCCTGCAGGCCCAGTACCACAG TCTTAAAGTGGAGTACGATAAACTTGCCAATGAAAAAACAGAGATGCAGCGTCATTACGTCATG TACTATGAGATGTCCTATGGGCTCAACATTGAGATGCACAAACAG ACTGAGATCGCCAAACGTCTCAATGCAATTCTGGCTCAGATCATGCCATTTTTGTCACAAGAG CATCAACAGCAGGTGGCTCAGGCTGTTGAGCGGGCTAAGCAGGTGACAATGACTGAGCTGAATGCTATCATCGGG cagcagcttcaggctcagcaCCTCTCTCACGCAGCCCACGGACCCCCAGTCCAGCTGCCCCCACACCCCTCAGGCCTGCAGCCGCCCGGCATCCCCCCTGTGACAGGCGCTGGCTCCGGCCTGCTGGCTCTGGGTGCTCTTGGCAGCCAAGCCCACCTGCCTGTAAAGGATGAGAAGAACCACCATGACCTGGAGCACCGAG AACGCGAGTCGAGCACG AACAACTCGGTGTCGCCATCAGACAGCCTGCGGGCAGCGAGTGAGAAGCACCGCGGCTCTTCAGATTATGGTCTTGACTCCAAGAAACGCAAAGTGGATGACAAAGACAACAGatat GACAGTGACGGAGACAAAAGCGACGACTTAGTGGTGGATGTTTCAAATGAG GATCCAGCCACCCCTCGAGTCAGCCCAGCTCACTCTCCTCCAGAAAATGGTCTGGATAAATCACGAGTCCTGAAGAAGGATGCTGCCCCCAATAGCCCTGCCTCTGTCGCCTCCTCGGGCAGCACACCGTCCTCCAAAGCAAAGGACCACGcccat AATGACAAGTCATCCACACCAAGCCTGAAGtccaacacacccacaccaaggAATGAGGCACCGACACCAGGAACTAGCACCACTCCAGGACTACGGCCTTTAACGATGGGCAAACCACCCGGTATGGAGGCTCTAG CTGCTCCTGCCCTGCGTACCCCACTGTCCATTGCGGGTTCCTATGCTGGCCCATTTGCTATGATGGGTCATCACGAGATGAACGGATCCCTGACCAGCCCGAGCGTTTATCCGGGTCTCATTTCACCGCAGATGAGTGCTGCAGCTGCCGCCGCCTATGGACGCTCGCCAATT GCGGGGTTTGACCCTCATCCTCACATGAGAGCTCCAGGCCTGCCAGCCAGCCTCACTTcaatttctggaggaaaacC AGCTTATTCTTTTCATGTGAGTGCAGATGGTCAGATGCAGCCCGTGCCCTTCCCTCCAGATGCGCTGGTAGGCCCGGGCATCCCACGCCACGCTCGCCAGATCAACACCCTGAGCCATGGGGAAGTGGTGTGCGCTGTCACCATCAGCAACCCCACACGTCACGTCTACACTGGCGGCAAGGGCTGCGTCAAGATCTGGGACATCAGCCAACCAGGCAGCAAGAGCCCAGTGTCCCAACTCGATTGCCTG AACAGAGACAATTACATCCGCTCCTGCAAGCTGTTGCCTGACGGCCGCACCCTAATAGTGGGTGGAGAAGCCAGCACGCTGACCATCTGGGATTTGGCCTCACAGACGCCCCGCATAAAGGCCGAGCTCACTTCCTCTGCTCCGGCCTGCTACGCACTGGCCATCAGCCCTGACGCCAAGGtctgtttctcctgctgttCAGATGGAAACATCGCTGTGTGGGACCTCCACAACCAAACCCTCGTAAG GCAGTTCCAGGGCCACACAGATGGAGCCAGCTGTATTGATATCTCCCACGATGGGACCAAACTGTGGACCGGAGGGCTCGACAACACTGTCCGCTCCTGGGACTTGAGAGAGGGACGACAGCTTCAGCAACACGACTTTACCTCACAG ATCTTCTCGCTGGGCTACTGTCCCACTGGAGAATGGCTGGCTGTCGGCATGGAGAGCAGCAATGTGGAGGTGCTTCACCACACCAAGCCTGACAAGTACCAGCTGCACCTGCACGAAAGCTGTGTCCTCTCACTCAAGTTCGCCTACTGTG GTAAATGGTTTGTGAGCACAGGGAAGGACAATCTGCTGAATGCATGGAGGACTCCTTATGGTGCCAGCATATTCCAG TCAAAGGAGTCATCCTCCGTCCTGAGCTGTGACATCTCAGCAGATGACAAATACATTGTGACAGGATCCGGTGACAAGAAGGCCACAGTCTACGAGGTCATCTACTAA
- the tle3b gene encoding transducin-like enhancer protein 3-B isoform X8: MYPQGRHPAPHQPGQPGFKFTVAESCDRIKDEFQFLQAQYHSLKVEYDKLANEKTEMQRHYVMYYEMSYGLNIEMHKQTEIAKRLNAILAQIMPFLSQEHQQQVAQAVERAKQVTMTELNAIIGVRGLPNLPLTQQQLQAQHLSHAAHGPPVQLPPHPSGLQPPGIPPVTGAGSGLLALGALGSQAHLPVKDEKNHHDLEHRERESSTNNSVSPSDSLRAASEKHRGSSDYGLDSKKRKVDDKDNRYDSDGDKSDDLVVDVSNEDPATPRVSPAHSPPENGLDKSRVLKKDAAPNSPASVASSGSTPSSKAKDHAHNDKSSTPSLKSNTPTPRNEAPTPGTSTTPGLRPLTMGKPPGMEALAAPALRTPLSIAGSYAGPFAMMGHHEMNGSLTSPSVYPGLISPQMSAAAAAAYGRSPIAGFDPHPHMRAPGLPASLTSISGGKPAYSFHVSADGQMQPVPFPPDALVGPGIPRHARQINTLSHGEVVCAVTISNPTRHVYTGGKGCVKIWDISQPGSKSPVSQLDCLNRDNYIRSCKLLPDGRTLIVGGEASTLTIWDLASQTPRIKAELTSSAPACYALAISPDAKVCFSCCSDGNIAVWDLHNQTLVRQFQGHTDGASCIDISHDGTKLWTGGLDNTVRSWDLREGRQLQQHDFTSQIFSLGYCPTGEWLAVGMESSNVEVLHHTKPDKYQLHLHESCVLSLKFAYCGKWFVSTGKDNLLNAWRTPYGASIFQSKESSSVLSCDISADDKYIVTGSGDKKATVYEVIY; the protein is encoded by the exons ATGTATCCACAAGGCCGGCATCCG GCACCTCACCAGCCAGGACAGCCTGGCTTCAAGTTCACTGTGGCAGAGTCCTGCGACAGGATCAAAGACGAATTTCAGTTCCTGCAGGCCCAGTACCACAG TCTTAAAGTGGAGTACGATAAACTTGCCAATGAAAAAACAGAGATGCAGCGTCATTACGTCATG TACTATGAGATGTCCTATGGGCTCAACATTGAGATGCACAAACAG ACTGAGATCGCCAAACGTCTCAATGCAATTCTGGCTCAGATCATGCCATTTTTGTCACAAGAG CATCAACAGCAGGTGGCTCAGGCTGTTGAGCGGGCTAAGCAGGTGACAATGACTGAGCTGAATGCTATCATCGGGGTACGTGGACTTCCCAATCTGCCTCTCACT cagcagcagcttcaggctcagcaCCTCTCTCACGCAGCCCACGGACCCCCAGTCCAGCTGCCCCCACACCCCTCAGGCCTGCAGCCGCCCGGCATCCCCCCTGTGACAGGCGCTGGCTCCGGCCTGCTGGCTCTGGGTGCTCTTGGCAGCCAAGCCCACCTGCCTGTAAAGGATGAGAAGAACCACCATGACCTGGAGCACCGAG AACGCGAGTCGAGCACG AACAACTCGGTGTCGCCATCAGACAGCCTGCGGGCAGCGAGTGAGAAGCACCGCGGCTCTTCAGATTATGGTCTTGACTCCAAGAAACGCAAAGTGGATGACAAAGACAACAGatat GACAGTGACGGAGACAAAAGCGACGACTTAGTGGTGGATGTTTCAAATGAG GATCCAGCCACCCCTCGAGTCAGCCCAGCTCACTCTCCTCCAGAAAATGGTCTGGATAAATCACGAGTCCTGAAGAAGGATGCTGCCCCCAATAGCCCTGCCTCTGTCGCCTCCTCGGGCAGCACACCGTCCTCCAAAGCAAAGGACCACGcccat AATGACAAGTCATCCACACCAAGCCTGAAGtccaacacacccacaccaaggAATGAGGCACCGACACCAGGAACTAGCACCACTCCAGGACTACGGCCTTTAACGATGGGCAAACCACCCGGTATGGAGGCTCTAG CTGCTCCTGCCCTGCGTACCCCACTGTCCATTGCGGGTTCCTATGCTGGCCCATTTGCTATGATGGGTCATCACGAGATGAACGGATCCCTGACCAGCCCGAGCGTTTATCCGGGTCTCATTTCACCGCAGATGAGTGCTGCAGCTGCCGCCGCCTATGGACGCTCGCCAATT GCGGGGTTTGACCCTCATCCTCACATGAGAGCTCCAGGCCTGCCAGCCAGCCTCACTTcaatttctggaggaaaacC AGCTTATTCTTTTCATGTGAGTGCAGATGGTCAGATGCAGCCCGTGCCCTTCCCTCCAGATGCGCTGGTAGGCCCGGGCATCCCACGCCACGCTCGCCAGATCAACACCCTGAGCCATGGGGAAGTGGTGTGCGCTGTCACCATCAGCAACCCCACACGTCACGTCTACACTGGCGGCAAGGGCTGCGTCAAGATCTGGGACATCAGCCAACCAGGCAGCAAGAGCCCAGTGTCCCAACTCGATTGCCTG AACAGAGACAATTACATCCGCTCCTGCAAGCTGTTGCCTGACGGCCGCACCCTAATAGTGGGTGGAGAAGCCAGCACGCTGACCATCTGGGATTTGGCCTCACAGACGCCCCGCATAAAGGCCGAGCTCACTTCCTCTGCTCCGGCCTGCTACGCACTGGCCATCAGCCCTGACGCCAAGGtctgtttctcctgctgttCAGATGGAAACATCGCTGTGTGGGACCTCCACAACCAAACCCTCGTAAG GCAGTTCCAGGGCCACACAGATGGAGCCAGCTGTATTGATATCTCCCACGATGGGACCAAACTGTGGACCGGAGGGCTCGACAACACTGTCCGCTCCTGGGACTTGAGAGAGGGACGACAGCTTCAGCAACACGACTTTACCTCACAG ATCTTCTCGCTGGGCTACTGTCCCACTGGAGAATGGCTGGCTGTCGGCATGGAGAGCAGCAATGTGGAGGTGCTTCACCACACCAAGCCTGACAAGTACCAGCTGCACCTGCACGAAAGCTGTGTCCTCTCACTCAAGTTCGCCTACTGTG GTAAATGGTTTGTGAGCACAGGGAAGGACAATCTGCTGAATGCATGGAGGACTCCTTATGGTGCCAGCATATTCCAG TCAAAGGAGTCATCCTCCGTCCTGAGCTGTGACATCTCAGCAGATGACAAATACATTGTGACAGGATCCGGTGACAAGAAGGCCACAGTCTACGAGGTCATCTACTAA
- the tle3b gene encoding transducin-like enhancer protein 3-B isoform X3 translates to MYPQGRHPAPHQPGQPGFKFTVAESCDRIKDEFQFLQAQYHSLKVEYDKLANEKTEMQRHYVMYYEMSYGLNIEMHKQTEIAKRLNAILAQIMPFLSQEHQQQVAQAVERAKQVTMTELNAIIGVRGLPNLPLTQQQLQAQHLSHAAHGPPVQLPPHPSGLQPPGIPPVTGAGSGLLALGALGSQAHLPVKDEKNHHDLEHRGPSSFHLPLAIPLKERESSTNNSVSPSDSLRAASEKHRGSSDYGLDSKKRKVDDKDNRYDSDGDKSDDLVVDVSNEDPATPRVSPAHSPPENGLDKSRVLKKDAAPNSPASVASSGSTPSSKAKDHAHNDKSSTPSLKSNTPTPRNEAPTPGTSTTPGLRPLTMGKPPGMEALAAPALRTPLSIAGSYAGPFAMMGHHEMNGSLTSPSVYPGLISPQMSAAAAAAYGRSPIAGFDPHPHMRAPGLPASLTSISGGKPAYSFHVSADGQMQPVPFPPDALVGPGIPRHARQINTLSHGEVVCAVTISNPTRHVYTGGKGCVKIWDISQPGSKSPVSQLDCLNRDNYIRSCKLLPDGRTLIVGGEASTLTIWDLASQTPRIKAELTSSAPACYALAISPDAKVCFSCCSDGNIAVWDLHNQTLVRQFQGHTDGASCIDISHDGTKLWTGGLDNTVRSWDLREGRQLQQHDFTSQIFSLGYCPTGEWLAVGMESSNVEVLHHTKPDKYQLHLHESCVLSLKFAYCGKWFVSTGKDNLLNAWRTPYGASIFQSKESSSVLSCDISADDKYIVTGSGDKKATVYEVIY, encoded by the exons ATGTATCCACAAGGCCGGCATCCG GCACCTCACCAGCCAGGACAGCCTGGCTTCAAGTTCACTGTGGCAGAGTCCTGCGACAGGATCAAAGACGAATTTCAGTTCCTGCAGGCCCAGTACCACAG TCTTAAAGTGGAGTACGATAAACTTGCCAATGAAAAAACAGAGATGCAGCGTCATTACGTCATG TACTATGAGATGTCCTATGGGCTCAACATTGAGATGCACAAACAG ACTGAGATCGCCAAACGTCTCAATGCAATTCTGGCTCAGATCATGCCATTTTTGTCACAAGAG CATCAACAGCAGGTGGCTCAGGCTGTTGAGCGGGCTAAGCAGGTGACAATGACTGAGCTGAATGCTATCATCGGGGTACGTGGACTTCCCAATCTGCCTCTCACT cagcagcagcttcaggctcagcaCCTCTCTCACGCAGCCCACGGACCCCCAGTCCAGCTGCCCCCACACCCCTCAGGCCTGCAGCCGCCCGGCATCCCCCCTGTGACAGGCGCTGGCTCCGGCCTGCTGGCTCTGGGTGCTCTTGGCAGCCAAGCCCACCTGCCTGTAAAGGATGAGAAGAACCACCATGACCTGGAGCACCGAG gCCCCTCATCTTTTCACTTGCCTCTGGCCATTCCTCTGAAAGAACGCGAGTCGAGCACG AACAACTCGGTGTCGCCATCAGACAGCCTGCGGGCAGCGAGTGAGAAGCACCGCGGCTCTTCAGATTATGGTCTTGACTCCAAGAAACGCAAAGTGGATGACAAAGACAACAGatat GACAGTGACGGAGACAAAAGCGACGACTTAGTGGTGGATGTTTCAAATGAG GATCCAGCCACCCCTCGAGTCAGCCCAGCTCACTCTCCTCCAGAAAATGGTCTGGATAAATCACGAGTCCTGAAGAAGGATGCTGCCCCCAATAGCCCTGCCTCTGTCGCCTCCTCGGGCAGCACACCGTCCTCCAAAGCAAAGGACCACGcccat AATGACAAGTCATCCACACCAAGCCTGAAGtccaacacacccacaccaaggAATGAGGCACCGACACCAGGAACTAGCACCACTCCAGGACTACGGCCTTTAACGATGGGCAAACCACCCGGTATGGAGGCTCTAG CTGCTCCTGCCCTGCGTACCCCACTGTCCATTGCGGGTTCCTATGCTGGCCCATTTGCTATGATGGGTCATCACGAGATGAACGGATCCCTGACCAGCCCGAGCGTTTATCCGGGTCTCATTTCACCGCAGATGAGTGCTGCAGCTGCCGCCGCCTATGGACGCTCGCCAATT GCGGGGTTTGACCCTCATCCTCACATGAGAGCTCCAGGCCTGCCAGCCAGCCTCACTTcaatttctggaggaaaacC AGCTTATTCTTTTCATGTGAGTGCAGATGGTCAGATGCAGCCCGTGCCCTTCCCTCCAGATGCGCTGGTAGGCCCGGGCATCCCACGCCACGCTCGCCAGATCAACACCCTGAGCCATGGGGAAGTGGTGTGCGCTGTCACCATCAGCAACCCCACACGTCACGTCTACACTGGCGGCAAGGGCTGCGTCAAGATCTGGGACATCAGCCAACCAGGCAGCAAGAGCCCAGTGTCCCAACTCGATTGCCTG AACAGAGACAATTACATCCGCTCCTGCAAGCTGTTGCCTGACGGCCGCACCCTAATAGTGGGTGGAGAAGCCAGCACGCTGACCATCTGGGATTTGGCCTCACAGACGCCCCGCATAAAGGCCGAGCTCACTTCCTCTGCTCCGGCCTGCTACGCACTGGCCATCAGCCCTGACGCCAAGGtctgtttctcctgctgttCAGATGGAAACATCGCTGTGTGGGACCTCCACAACCAAACCCTCGTAAG GCAGTTCCAGGGCCACACAGATGGAGCCAGCTGTATTGATATCTCCCACGATGGGACCAAACTGTGGACCGGAGGGCTCGACAACACTGTCCGCTCCTGGGACTTGAGAGAGGGACGACAGCTTCAGCAACACGACTTTACCTCACAG ATCTTCTCGCTGGGCTACTGTCCCACTGGAGAATGGCTGGCTGTCGGCATGGAGAGCAGCAATGTGGAGGTGCTTCACCACACCAAGCCTGACAAGTACCAGCTGCACCTGCACGAAAGCTGTGTCCTCTCACTCAAGTTCGCCTACTGTG GTAAATGGTTTGTGAGCACAGGGAAGGACAATCTGCTGAATGCATGGAGGACTCCTTATGGTGCCAGCATATTCCAG TCAAAGGAGTCATCCTCCGTCCTGAGCTGTGACATCTCAGCAGATGACAAATACATTGTGACAGGATCCGGTGACAAGAAGGCCACAGTCTACGAGGTCATCTACTAA
- the tle3b gene encoding transducin-like enhancer protein 3-B isoform X1, which translates to MYPQGRHPAPHQPGQPGFKFTVAESCDRIKDEFQFLQAQYHSLKVEYDKLANEKTEMQRHYVMYYEMSYGLNIEMHKQTEIAKRLNAILAQIMPFLSQEHQQQVAQAVERAKQVTMTELNAIIGVRGLPNLPLTQQQPPHSVYPAVMQQQLQAQHLSHAAHGPPVQLPPHPSGLQPPGIPPVTGAGSGLLALGALGSQAHLPVKDEKNHHDLEHRGPSSFHLPLAIPLKERESSTNNSVSPSDSLRAASEKHRGSSDYGLDSKKRKVDDKDNRYDSDGDKSDDLVVDVSNEDPATPRVSPAHSPPENGLDKSRVLKKDAAPNSPASVASSGSTPSSKAKDHAHNDKSSTPSLKSNTPTPRNEAPTPGTSTTPGLRPLTMGKPPGMEALAAPALRTPLSIAGSYAGPFAMMGHHEMNGSLTSPSVYPGLISPQMSAAAAAAYGRSPIAGFDPHPHMRAPGLPASLTSISGGKPAYSFHVSADGQMQPVPFPPDALVGPGIPRHARQINTLSHGEVVCAVTISNPTRHVYTGGKGCVKIWDISQPGSKSPVSQLDCLNRDNYIRSCKLLPDGRTLIVGGEASTLTIWDLASQTPRIKAELTSSAPACYALAISPDAKVCFSCCSDGNIAVWDLHNQTLVRQFQGHTDGASCIDISHDGTKLWTGGLDNTVRSWDLREGRQLQQHDFTSQIFSLGYCPTGEWLAVGMESSNVEVLHHTKPDKYQLHLHESCVLSLKFAYCGKWFVSTGKDNLLNAWRTPYGASIFQSKESSSVLSCDISADDKYIVTGSGDKKATVYEVIY; encoded by the exons ATGTATCCACAAGGCCGGCATCCG GCACCTCACCAGCCAGGACAGCCTGGCTTCAAGTTCACTGTGGCAGAGTCCTGCGACAGGATCAAAGACGAATTTCAGTTCCTGCAGGCCCAGTACCACAG TCTTAAAGTGGAGTACGATAAACTTGCCAATGAAAAAACAGAGATGCAGCGTCATTACGTCATG TACTATGAGATGTCCTATGGGCTCAACATTGAGATGCACAAACAG ACTGAGATCGCCAAACGTCTCAATGCAATTCTGGCTCAGATCATGCCATTTTTGTCACAAGAG CATCAACAGCAGGTGGCTCAGGCTGTTGAGCGGGCTAAGCAGGTGACAATGACTGAGCTGAATGCTATCATCGGGGTACGTGGACTTCCCAATCTGCCTCTCACT cagcagcagccacctcATAGTGTCTACCCAGCCGTCATG cagcagcagcttcaggctcagcaCCTCTCTCACGCAGCCCACGGACCCCCAGTCCAGCTGCCCCCACACCCCTCAGGCCTGCAGCCGCCCGGCATCCCCCCTGTGACAGGCGCTGGCTCCGGCCTGCTGGCTCTGGGTGCTCTTGGCAGCCAAGCCCACCTGCCTGTAAAGGATGAGAAGAACCACCATGACCTGGAGCACCGAG gCCCCTCATCTTTTCACTTGCCTCTGGCCATTCCTCTGAAAGAACGCGAGTCGAGCACG AACAACTCGGTGTCGCCATCAGACAGCCTGCGGGCAGCGAGTGAGAAGCACCGCGGCTCTTCAGATTATGGTCTTGACTCCAAGAAACGCAAAGTGGATGACAAAGACAACAGatat GACAGTGACGGAGACAAAAGCGACGACTTAGTGGTGGATGTTTCAAATGAG GATCCAGCCACCCCTCGAGTCAGCCCAGCTCACTCTCCTCCAGAAAATGGTCTGGATAAATCACGAGTCCTGAAGAAGGATGCTGCCCCCAATAGCCCTGCCTCTGTCGCCTCCTCGGGCAGCACACCGTCCTCCAAAGCAAAGGACCACGcccat AATGACAAGTCATCCACACCAAGCCTGAAGtccaacacacccacaccaaggAATGAGGCACCGACACCAGGAACTAGCACCACTCCAGGACTACGGCCTTTAACGATGGGCAAACCACCCGGTATGGAGGCTCTAG CTGCTCCTGCCCTGCGTACCCCACTGTCCATTGCGGGTTCCTATGCTGGCCCATTTGCTATGATGGGTCATCACGAGATGAACGGATCCCTGACCAGCCCGAGCGTTTATCCGGGTCTCATTTCACCGCAGATGAGTGCTGCAGCTGCCGCCGCCTATGGACGCTCGCCAATT GCGGGGTTTGACCCTCATCCTCACATGAGAGCTCCAGGCCTGCCAGCCAGCCTCACTTcaatttctggaggaaaacC AGCTTATTCTTTTCATGTGAGTGCAGATGGTCAGATGCAGCCCGTGCCCTTCCCTCCAGATGCGCTGGTAGGCCCGGGCATCCCACGCCACGCTCGCCAGATCAACACCCTGAGCCATGGGGAAGTGGTGTGCGCTGTCACCATCAGCAACCCCACACGTCACGTCTACACTGGCGGCAAGGGCTGCGTCAAGATCTGGGACATCAGCCAACCAGGCAGCAAGAGCCCAGTGTCCCAACTCGATTGCCTG AACAGAGACAATTACATCCGCTCCTGCAAGCTGTTGCCTGACGGCCGCACCCTAATAGTGGGTGGAGAAGCCAGCACGCTGACCATCTGGGATTTGGCCTCACAGACGCCCCGCATAAAGGCCGAGCTCACTTCCTCTGCTCCGGCCTGCTACGCACTGGCCATCAGCCCTGACGCCAAGGtctgtttctcctgctgttCAGATGGAAACATCGCTGTGTGGGACCTCCACAACCAAACCCTCGTAAG GCAGTTCCAGGGCCACACAGATGGAGCCAGCTGTATTGATATCTCCCACGATGGGACCAAACTGTGGACCGGAGGGCTCGACAACACTGTCCGCTCCTGGGACTTGAGAGAGGGACGACAGCTTCAGCAACACGACTTTACCTCACAG ATCTTCTCGCTGGGCTACTGTCCCACTGGAGAATGGCTGGCTGTCGGCATGGAGAGCAGCAATGTGGAGGTGCTTCACCACACCAAGCCTGACAAGTACCAGCTGCACCTGCACGAAAGCTGTGTCCTCTCACTCAAGTTCGCCTACTGTG GTAAATGGTTTGTGAGCACAGGGAAGGACAATCTGCTGAATGCATGGAGGACTCCTTATGGTGCCAGCATATTCCAG TCAAAGGAGTCATCCTCCGTCCTGAGCTGTGACATCTCAGCAGATGACAAATACATTGTGACAGGATCCGGTGACAAGAAGGCCACAGTCTACGAGGTCATCTACTAA